One segment of Solanum stenotomum isolate F172 chromosome 1, ASM1918654v1, whole genome shotgun sequence DNA contains the following:
- the LOC125842997 gene encoding uncharacterized protein LOC125842997 isoform X3, producing the protein MVVCKCKKATKLYCFVHKIAVCGECICFPEHQICVIRTYSEWVIDGEYDWPPKCCYCKSELEEGTDAGTTRLGCLHTIHTNCLVSHLKSFPPHTAPAGYVCPILECSTSIWPPKSVKDSGSRFHTKLKEAIMQTGLEKKLFGNHPVPLPGTEPRGPPPAFASDPLKHISAGGKDSEGLAAIATGSSKPASLDIVEIDGSTSAPSSMSNHESNFMKSTSPSGQPGATTRKNTVQVERQNSEVSYFADDEDGKRKKYTKRGSFRHKFMRSLLPFWSSSLPTLPVTAPPRKDASNADEVTEGRQRHHKSSRMDPRKLLLIIAIMACMATMGILYYRIAQSGLDEELPDNE; encoded by the exons ATGGTGGTCTGCAAATGTAAGAAG GCAACTAAATTATACTGTTTCGTGCACAAAATCGCTGTTTGTGGAGAATGCATATGCTTTCCGGAGCATCAAATATGCGTG ATCCGCACCTATTCAGAGTGGGTCATAGATGGAGAGTATGATTGGCCTCCAAAATGCTGCTATTGTAAGTCTGAGCTTGAAGAGGGAACTGATGCTGGGACAACTCGGTTGGGTTGCTTGC ATACAATACATACAAACTGCTTGGTTTCACATCTAAAATCTTTTCCGCCACACACTGCTCCAGCTGGATATGTGTGTCCTATTCTTGAATGTTCAACTTCG ATATGGCCTCCTAAAAGTGTTAAAGATTCAGGATCACGCTTCCATACAAAGTTGAAAGAAGCTATTATGCAG ACTGGCCTGGAGAAGAAATTATTTGGAAACCATCCAGTGCCTCTGCCCGGAACAGAACCTCGAGGTCCTCCACCTGCTTTTGCTTCTGATCCATTGAAGCATATTTCAGCTGGTGGAAAAGATTCTGAAGGATTAGCTGCAATTGCGACAGGTTCTTCCAAACCCGCGAGCCTTGACATTGTGGAAATAGATGGCTCCACCTCAGCACCTTCATCTATGTCTAATCATGAGAGCAATTTCATGAAAAGCACAAGTCCTTCTGGT CAGCCTGGAGCCACCACACGAAAGAACACAGTGCAAGTAGAAAGGCAAAACTCTGAAGTATCATACTTTGCTGATGATGAGGATGGAAAGCGGAAAAAGTACACGAAGAGGG GTTCATTTCGCCATAAGTTTATGAGATCATTGCTCCCTTTTTGGTCGAGTTCCTTACCAACTCTACCAGTAACTGCACCACCACGAAAAGATGCATCAAATGCTGATGAAGTCACCGAAGGTCGTCAGCGCCATCATAAATCTTCAAGAATGGATCCAAGAAAACTCCTCCTCATTATAGCAATCAT GGCTTGCATGGCAACCATGGGTATCCTGTACTATAGAATTGCACAGAGTGGTCTGGATGAGGAGTTGCCTGATAATGAATAG
- the LOC125842997 gene encoding uncharacterized protein LOC125842997 isoform X1 codes for MVVCKCKKATKLYCFVHKIAVCGECICFPEHQICVIRTYSEWVIDGEYDWPPKCCYCKSELEEGTDAGTTRLGCLHTIHTNCLVSHLKSFPPHTAPAGYVCPILECSTSIWPPKSVKDSGSRFHTKLKEAIMQTGLEKKLFGNHPVPLPGTEPRGPPPAFASDPLKHISAGGKDSEGLAAIATGSSKPASLDIVEIDGSTSAPSSMSNHESNFMKSTSPSGQPGATTRKNTVQVERQNSEVSYFADDEDGKRKKYTKRAGSFRHKFMRSLLPFWSSSLPTLPVTAPPRKDASNADEVTEGRQRHHKSSRMDPRKLLLIIAIMACMATMGILYYRIAQSGLDEELPDNE; via the exons ATGGTGGTCTGCAAATGTAAGAAG GCAACTAAATTATACTGTTTCGTGCACAAAATCGCTGTTTGTGGAGAATGCATATGCTTTCCGGAGCATCAAATATGCGTG ATCCGCACCTATTCAGAGTGGGTCATAGATGGAGAGTATGATTGGCCTCCAAAATGCTGCTATTGTAAGTCTGAGCTTGAAGAGGGAACTGATGCTGGGACAACTCGGTTGGGTTGCTTGC ATACAATACATACAAACTGCTTGGTTTCACATCTAAAATCTTTTCCGCCACACACTGCTCCAGCTGGATATGTGTGTCCTATTCTTGAATGTTCAACTTCG ATATGGCCTCCTAAAAGTGTTAAAGATTCAGGATCACGCTTCCATACAAAGTTGAAAGAAGCTATTATGCAG ACTGGCCTGGAGAAGAAATTATTTGGAAACCATCCAGTGCCTCTGCCCGGAACAGAACCTCGAGGTCCTCCACCTGCTTTTGCTTCTGATCCATTGAAGCATATTTCAGCTGGTGGAAAAGATTCTGAAGGATTAGCTGCAATTGCGACAGGTTCTTCCAAACCCGCGAGCCTTGACATTGTGGAAATAGATGGCTCCACCTCAGCACCTTCATCTATGTCTAATCATGAGAGCAATTTCATGAAAAGCACAAGTCCTTCTGGT CAGCCTGGAGCCACCACACGAAAGAACACAGTGCAAGTAGAAAGGCAAAACTCTGAAGTATCATACTTTGCTGATGATGAGGATGGAAAGCGGAAAAAGTACACGAAGAGGG CAGGTTCATTTCGCCATAAGTTTATGAGATCATTGCTCCCTTTTTGGTCGAGTTCCTTACCAACTCTACCAGTAACTGCACCACCACGAAAAGATGCATCAAATGCTGATGAAGTCACCGAAGGTCGTCAGCGCCATCATAAATCTTCAAGAATGGATCCAAGAAAACTCCTCCTCATTATAGCAATCAT GGCTTGCATGGCAACCATGGGTATCCTGTACTATAGAATTGCACAGAGTGGTCTGGATGAGGAGTTGCCTGATAATGAATAG
- the LOC125842997 gene encoding uncharacterized protein LOC125842997 isoform X2 produces the protein MVVCKCKKATKLYCFVHKIAVCGECICFPEHQICVIRTYSEWVIDGEYDWPPKCCYCKSELEEGTDAGTTRLGCLHTIHTNCLVSHLKSFPPHTAPAGYVCPILECSTSIWPPKSVKDSGSRFHTKLKEAIMQTGLEKKLFGNHPVPLPGTEPRGPPPAFASDPLKHISAGGKDSEGLAAIATGSSKPASLDIVEIDGSTSAPSSMSNHESNFMKSTSPSGPGATTRKNTVQVERQNSEVSYFADDEDGKRKKYTKRAGSFRHKFMRSLLPFWSSSLPTLPVTAPPRKDASNADEVTEGRQRHHKSSRMDPRKLLLIIAIMACMATMGILYYRIAQSGLDEELPDNE, from the exons ATGGTGGTCTGCAAATGTAAGAAG GCAACTAAATTATACTGTTTCGTGCACAAAATCGCTGTTTGTGGAGAATGCATATGCTTTCCGGAGCATCAAATATGCGTG ATCCGCACCTATTCAGAGTGGGTCATAGATGGAGAGTATGATTGGCCTCCAAAATGCTGCTATTGTAAGTCTGAGCTTGAAGAGGGAACTGATGCTGGGACAACTCGGTTGGGTTGCTTGC ATACAATACATACAAACTGCTTGGTTTCACATCTAAAATCTTTTCCGCCACACACTGCTCCAGCTGGATATGTGTGTCCTATTCTTGAATGTTCAACTTCG ATATGGCCTCCTAAAAGTGTTAAAGATTCAGGATCACGCTTCCATACAAAGTTGAAAGAAGCTATTATGCAG ACTGGCCTGGAGAAGAAATTATTTGGAAACCATCCAGTGCCTCTGCCCGGAACAGAACCTCGAGGTCCTCCACCTGCTTTTGCTTCTGATCCATTGAAGCATATTTCAGCTGGTGGAAAAGATTCTGAAGGATTAGCTGCAATTGCGACAGGTTCTTCCAAACCCGCGAGCCTTGACATTGTGGAAATAGATGGCTCCACCTCAGCACCTTCATCTATGTCTAATCATGAGAGCAATTTCATGAAAAGCACAAGTCCTTCTGGT CCTGGAGCCACCACACGAAAGAACACAGTGCAAGTAGAAAGGCAAAACTCTGAAGTATCATACTTTGCTGATGATGAGGATGGAAAGCGGAAAAAGTACACGAAGAGGG CAGGTTCATTTCGCCATAAGTTTATGAGATCATTGCTCCCTTTTTGGTCGAGTTCCTTACCAACTCTACCAGTAACTGCACCACCACGAAAAGATGCATCAAATGCTGATGAAGTCACCGAAGGTCGTCAGCGCCATCATAAATCTTCAAGAATGGATCCAAGAAAACTCCTCCTCATTATAGCAATCAT GGCTTGCATGGCAACCATGGGTATCCTGTACTATAGAATTGCACAGAGTGGTCTGGATGAGGAGTTGCCTGATAATGAATAG
- the LOC125842997 gene encoding uncharacterized protein LOC125842997 isoform X4, producing MVVCKCKKATKLYCFVHKIAVCGECICFPEHQICVIRTYSEWVIDGEYDWPPKCCYCKSELEEGTDAGTTRLGCLHTIHTNCLVSHLKSFPPHTAPAGYVCPILECSTSIWPPKSVKDSGSRFHTKLKEAIMQTGLEKKLFGNHPVPLPGTEPRGPPPAFASDPLKHISAGGKDSEGLAAIATGSSKPASLDIVEIDGSTSAPSSMSNHESNFMKSTSPSGPGATTRKNTVQVERQNSEVSYFADDEDGKRKKYTKRGSFRHKFMRSLLPFWSSSLPTLPVTAPPRKDASNADEVTEGRQRHHKSSRMDPRKLLLIIAIMACMATMGILYYRIAQSGLDEELPDNE from the exons ATGGTGGTCTGCAAATGTAAGAAG GCAACTAAATTATACTGTTTCGTGCACAAAATCGCTGTTTGTGGAGAATGCATATGCTTTCCGGAGCATCAAATATGCGTG ATCCGCACCTATTCAGAGTGGGTCATAGATGGAGAGTATGATTGGCCTCCAAAATGCTGCTATTGTAAGTCTGAGCTTGAAGAGGGAACTGATGCTGGGACAACTCGGTTGGGTTGCTTGC ATACAATACATACAAACTGCTTGGTTTCACATCTAAAATCTTTTCCGCCACACACTGCTCCAGCTGGATATGTGTGTCCTATTCTTGAATGTTCAACTTCG ATATGGCCTCCTAAAAGTGTTAAAGATTCAGGATCACGCTTCCATACAAAGTTGAAAGAAGCTATTATGCAG ACTGGCCTGGAGAAGAAATTATTTGGAAACCATCCAGTGCCTCTGCCCGGAACAGAACCTCGAGGTCCTCCACCTGCTTTTGCTTCTGATCCATTGAAGCATATTTCAGCTGGTGGAAAAGATTCTGAAGGATTAGCTGCAATTGCGACAGGTTCTTCCAAACCCGCGAGCCTTGACATTGTGGAAATAGATGGCTCCACCTCAGCACCTTCATCTATGTCTAATCATGAGAGCAATTTCATGAAAAGCACAAGTCCTTCTGGT CCTGGAGCCACCACACGAAAGAACACAGTGCAAGTAGAAAGGCAAAACTCTGAAGTATCATACTTTGCTGATGATGAGGATGGAAAGCGGAAAAAGTACACGAAGAGGG GTTCATTTCGCCATAAGTTTATGAGATCATTGCTCCCTTTTTGGTCGAGTTCCTTACCAACTCTACCAGTAACTGCACCACCACGAAAAGATGCATCAAATGCTGATGAAGTCACCGAAGGTCGTCAGCGCCATCATAAATCTTCAAGAATGGATCCAAGAAAACTCCTCCTCATTATAGCAATCAT GGCTTGCATGGCAACCATGGGTATCCTGTACTATAGAATTGCACAGAGTGGTCTGGATGAGGAGTTGCCTGATAATGAATAG
- the LOC125851879 gene encoding transcription factor RSL2-like: protein MEPVVAMSEGEWSSLSGTCSTEEANFMAQLFGTCPNEQLPSSGLPIFWTNHESNIGGTSEVSIFSSQDTNSSIYHFSTSTNNFQPMLLRNNNTSMTMEQSSHLPPTNILIEEDAVEFLNKQVSNDSIESGENIMSESVLHGKILQLGREYDQMQQSESSKKRSRSPVDHKNKRSVKPKKNMKSSVADDEETGNNNNNTVLHRQNSFSCCSEDESNVSSYDLYGLASSDNNSKGVSLPNGKSRANRGSATDPQSLYARKRRERINERLRILQSLVPNGTKVDISTMLEEAVQYVKFLQLQIKLLSSDDLWMYSPIAYNGMDIGLDLKIGIPNPKS, encoded by the exons atggaaCCTGTGGTAGCCATGTCTGAAGGTGAATGGAGCTCCTTAAGTGGAACATGTTCTACGGAGGAGGCGAATTTCATGGCACAGTTATTTGGTACATGTCCAAATGAACAACTACCTAGTAGTGGACTTCCAATTTTTTGGACAAATCATGAATCAAACATTGGAGGAactagtgaagtttcaattttttcttctcaagATACTAATAGTAGCATCTACCATTTCTCAACtagtactaataattttcaaCCAATGTTattgagaaataacaatactTCAATGACAATGGAACAGAGTAGTCATTTGCCTCCTACTAACATTTTAATCGAAGAGGATGCAGTTGAATTTTTAAACAAACAAGTGAGCAATGACAGCATTGAATCAGGTGAAAACATTATGTCTGAATCTGTTCTTCATGGAAAAATCTTGCAGCTAGGAAGAGAATATGATCAAATGCAACAATCAGAAAGCTCTAAAAAAAGATCACGATCGCCTGTTGATCAT AAGAACAAGAGAAGCGTAAAACCAAAGAAGAACATGAAGAGTAGTGTTGCTGATGATGAGGAGACTggaaacaataacaataatactGTGCTTCACAGGCAGAACTCATTTAGTTGCTGTTCAGAAGATGAATCTAATGTTTCTAGTTATGATTTATATGGATTAGCTTCGAGCGATAACAACTCAAAAGGAGTTTCTTTGCCCAATGGAAAATCCAGAGCCAACAGAGGCTCAGCAACAGATCCCCAGAGTTTGTATGCAAGG aagagaagagagagaattAACGAAAGATTGAGGATCTTGCAGAGTCTCGTCCCTAACGGAACAAAG GTTGATATTAGCACCATGCTTGAAGAGGCTGTCCAGTATGTCAAATTTTTGCAACTTCAAATCAAG CTATTGAGCTCTGATGATCTGTGGATGTATTCTCCCATAGCATACAATGGAATGGACATAGGGCTTGATCTGAAGATTGGAATTCCAAATCCAAAATCATAA
- the LOC125841546 gene encoding vacuolar-sorting receptor 3-like: MGVSKTSKATIFLGFLWLNLFQSVVGRFVVEKNSLRVVSPDVIKGTYDSAIGNFGIPQYGGSIPGTVVYPKENRKGCRNFEDSGTSFKSKSGAMPTFVLVDRGDCFFALKVWNAQNAGAAAVLVADDVDERLITMDSPEADGSSAKYIENITIPSALIEKSFAEKLKKVVNAGEMVNVNLDWREAVPHPDDRVEYELWTSSNDECGFKCDMLMKYVKDFKGAAQILEKGGYTQFTPHYITWYCPQAFTVSKQCKSQCINHGRYCAPDPEQDFSSGYEGKDVVVENLRQLCVFKVANETNKPWVWWDYVTDFQIRCPMKEKKYNKECADTVIKSLGLDSRKIEKCMGDPNADEDNPVLKEEQDAQIGKGTRGDVTILPTLVVNNRQYRGKLEKGAVLKAICAGFEETTEPAVCLSDDVETNECLDNNGGCWQDKAANITACKDTFRGRVCECPVVDGVQFKGDGYSSCTASGRGRCKLNNGGCWHDTRDGHIFSACVDNEEGKCSCPPGFKGDGVKSCEDIDECREKKACQCPECSCKNTWGSYDCSCSGELLYIRDHDTCISKRAREVKSAWAAVWAILIGLAMAGGGAYLVYKYRLRSYMDSEIRAIMAQYMPLDSQSEVQNHVNEDHA, encoded by the exons atggGGGTTTCTAAAACTTCAAAAGCTACAATCTTTCTAGGGTTTCTTTGGCTGAACCTATTCCAATCAGTAGTGGGTCGTTTTGTGGTAGAGAAGAACAGCTTAAGGGTCGTTTCACCTGATGTTATTAAAGGCACTTACGATAGTGCAATTGGTAACTTTGGGATTCCACAATATGGAGGTAGTATTCCTGGGACTGTGGTTTATCCAAAGGAAAATCGGAAGGGTTGTCGAAATTTTGAGGATTCTGGGACTTCTTTTAAGTCTAAGTCTGGTGCTATGCCCACTTTTGTTCTCGTCGATCGCGGAG ATTGCTTTTTCGCTCTGAAGGTCTGGAATGCACAAAATGCCGGCGCTGCGGCAGTTCTAGTTGCTGATGATGTCGACGAAAGATTGATAACCATGGACTCACCTGAAGCAGATGGTTCTTCTGCAAAATACATTGAGAACATAACAATACCATCTGCCCTCATTGAAAAAAGCTTTGCAGAGAAGTTGAAGAAAGTTGTCAATGCAGGGGAAATGGTTAATGTGAATCTTGATTGGAGAGAAGCTGTGCCCCACCCAGATGATCGCGTGGAGTATGAGCTCTGGACAAGTAGCAATGATGAATGTGGCTTCAAATGTGACATGTTGATGAAATATGTCAAAGATTTCAAGGGTGCAGCACAAATTCTCGAGAAAGGTGGATATACTCAATTCACACCGCATTATATTACTTGGTATTGCCCTCAGGCATTCACTGTAAGCAAGCAGTGCAAGTCTCAATGTATCAACCATGGAAGATATTGTGCTCCTGATCCTGAACAAGATTTCAGCTCTGGATATGAAGGGAAGGACGTTGTTGTTGAGAACTTGAGGCAgttgtgtgtttttaaagtggCCAATGAGACAAATAAGCCATGGGTGTGGTGGGATTATGTGACTGATTTTCAGATTCGGTGTCCCATGAAGGAGAAAAAGTATAACAAGGAATGTGCTGATACTGTTATCAAGTCTTTAG GTCTTGATTCAAGAAAGATTGAGAAGTGTATGGGAGACCCTAATGCTGATGAGGACAACCCCGTTCTGAAAGAAGAGCAGGATGCCCAA ATTGGTAAAGGAACAAGAGGAGACGTCACCATATTACCTACTCTTGTTGTCAACAATCGACAATATCGAG GGAAATTGGAGAAGGGTGCTGTTTTGAAGGCTATTTGTGCTGGTTTTGAGGAGACTACTGAGCCTGCAGTTTGTTTGAGCGATG ATGTGGAGACAAATGAATGCCTGGATAATAATGGTGGCTGCTGGCAAGACAAGGCTGCTAATATCACTGCCTGCAAG GATACATTTCGTGGTAGAGTGTGTGAATGTCCTGTGGTTGATGGTGTTCAGTTCAAAGGAGATGGTTATAGCTCTTGTACCG CAAGTGGACGTGGGCGATGCAAACTCAACAATGGAGGCTGTTGGCATGACACTCGAGATGGTCACATTTTCTCTGCTTGTGTG GATAATGAGGAGGGCAAGTGCTCATGTCCTCCAGGGTTTAAAGGTGATGGTGTTAAAAGCTGTGAAG ATATTGATGAATGTAGAGAAAAGAAAGCATGTCAATGCCCTGAATGCAGCTGCAAAAATACGTGGGGCAGTTATGATTGCAGTTGCAGTGGGGAACTACTGTACATCAGAGACCATGATACCTGCATAA GCAAGAGAGCTAGGGAAGTCAAATCGGCATGGGCTGCAGTTTGGGCTATTTTGATTGGATTGGCTATGGCTGGTGGTGGCGCATATCTTGTGTACAAATACAGATTAAGG TCATACATGGATTCAGAGATCAGGGCTATTATGGCACAATATATGCCGCTGGACAGCCAAAGCGAAGTCCAAAATCACGTCAACGAGGATCATGCTTGA